Proteins encoded together in one Prevotella scopos JCM 17725 window:
- a CDS encoding carboxypeptidase-like regulatory domain-containing protein, with protein MNTNNNRRSILIIKFLMLSLCTFAQIKGIVREKDSNLPMEFVNVTLLSVSDSAFITGTTTDSLGMFIIPNTITNGIIKVSYIGCNTQFREIVPEDTLYNFFLQPNESLLKEVVVKGRTYLHTAKGIIANIASGPLAKLGNGLDVLSHLPFIINKNGNISVLGKGKPLIFINNRLVRNLSELNQINSSDIKRVEIITNPGAEYDATISAVIKIITSKPIGEGFGCLANAGLSLERNLSHYSGLNIKYRKNEFDFFCGFTI; from the coding sequence ATGAATACTAATAATAATAGACGAAGCATATTAATTATAAAATTTCTTATGCTTTCACTTTGTACTTTTGCACAAATAAAAGGAATAGTAAGAGAAAAAGATAGTAATTTACCTATGGAGTTTGTAAATGTTACTCTTCTTTCCGTATCTGATAGTGCTTTTATAACAGGAACCACTACGGACTCTTTGGGCATGTTTATAATTCCAAACACCATAACCAATGGTATTATAAAGGTAAGTTACATTGGCTGCAATACTCAATTTAGGGAAATAGTACCTGAAGACACCTTATATAATTTCTTCTTACAGCCCAATGAAAGCCTTTTAAAAGAAGTTGTAGTAAAAGGAAGAACCTACTTACATACAGCAAAAGGTATTATTGCAAATATAGCTTCTGGACCATTGGCTAAACTTGGTAATGGTTTAGATGTGTTATCTCATCTTCCCTTTATTATAAACAAGAATGGAAATATTAGTGTTTTGGGTAAAGGAAAGCCTTTAATCTTTATCAATAATAGATTGGTGCGTAATCTAAGCGAATTGAATCAAATAAATTCTTCTGATATAAAGCGAGTAGAAATCATAACCAATCCTGGAGCTGAATATGATGCTACGATAAGTGCTGTGATAAAAATAATCACATCAAAACCCATAGGAGAAGGATTTGGCTGTTTGGCTAATGCAGGTTTAAGTTTGGAACGTAATTTGTCTCATTATAGTGGACTAAACATAAAATATCGCAAGAATGAATTTGATTTTTTTTGCGGATTTACGATATAA